The following are encoded in a window of Solibacillus sp. FSL R7-0668 genomic DNA:
- a CDS encoding Stp1/IreP family PP2C-type Ser/Thr phosphatase, with product MNFTVESDIGLKRTINEDRAAFFERPDRFKLAILADGMGGHNAGDVASEMAITEMKQLFEQFDESQFATKQAQLEWLRDAVSHINQQIYQYSLANENCQGMGTTMIAILVDQNHCIISHVGDSRVYHFTNESVELVTSDHSYVNILLKNGEISEEEAKTHPKRNFILKALGTEVSIEPDFYEMTLTDEAHLLICSDGLSNKLTTEEMAEVVAMDMSIQEKGRKLVQFANDRGGEDNISLILMTTKQEV from the coding sequence GTGAACTTTACAGTGGAAAGTGATATTGGGTTAAAACGAACAATCAATGAAGATCGGGCGGCGTTTTTTGAGCGCCCCGATCGTTTTAAGCTTGCGATTTTAGCAGATGGCATGGGTGGACATAATGCAGGCGATGTAGCGAGTGAAATGGCGATTACTGAAATGAAACAGCTTTTCGAACAGTTCGACGAATCACAGTTTGCAACAAAACAAGCGCAATTGGAATGGTTGCGTGATGCGGTTTCACATATTAATCAGCAAATTTACCAATATTCCTTAGCAAATGAAAATTGCCAAGGGATGGGGACGACGATGATTGCAATATTAGTTGACCAAAATCATTGTATCATTAGTCATGTCGGCGATAGTCGCGTATATCATTTTACAAATGAATCCGTAGAGTTAGTAACAAGTGACCATTCATACGTAAATATTTTATTGAAAAATGGAGAAATTAGTGAAGAAGAGGCGAAAACTCATCCGAAGCGCAATTTCATTTTAAAAGCGTTAGGCACAGAAGTATCCATTGAACCGGATTTTTATGAAATGACTTTAACCGATGAGGCGCATTTACTCATTTGCTCAGATGGTTTAAGTAATAAGCTAACAACAGAGGAAATGGCAGAAGTGGTAGCCATGGACATGTCAATCCAGGAAAAAGGTAGGAAGTTAGTTCAATTTGCCAATGATCGTGGCGGAGAAGATAATATTTCCCTTATTTTAATGACGACGAAGCAGGAGGTGTAG